DNA sequence from the Paenibacillus physcomitrellae genome:
CAGATGAACCAGGATTATTTAGATCCCATTAACGCACAGCATATGCCGGAAATGGCAGATATGACGTTTGCCATGGATTTTCTTCTTCGCGCAAAAGAGGGAGTCAGAAATACAGCGACGGCTTTGACGGAAGCCATTTCTCCCGATGTGCGGGCTCTCCTGAAAACGCAGTTAAGGGAGGCCATTGCGCTTCATCAGGAGATTTCAGAGCTCATGATCCGTAAGAAATGGTTCCACCCTTACGAATTAACCGAGCAGTACCAGCTTGATCAGCTGTCCGCGAACAATACAGTCATGATCAGCCAAATGGATTTGTTTC
Encoded proteins:
- a CDS encoding spore coat protein, with the translated sequence MNQDYLDPINAQHMPEMADMTFAMDFLLRAKEGVRNTATALTEAISPDVRALLKTQLREAIALHQEISELMIRKKWFHPYELTEQYQLDQLSANNTVMISQMDLFPEDTNRKGMFDQEPDAQLGGHQA